From Streptomyces fungicidicus, one genomic window encodes:
- the infB gene encoding translation initiation factor IF-2 codes for MAKVRVYELAKEFGVESKVVMAKLQELGEFVRSASSTIEAPVVRKLTDAFQQGGGNGKSAAKPGAPRKAAPRPAAPSPAQAGGPSRAAKAGGERPAAPKPPAAPKPAAAQPPAAPSAPAPAASGPRPTPGPRPAPRPAPAAPEFQAPPAAAAPAPAGPKPGGARPGAPKPGGRPAGQGQGQGQGGQGRPAGQGQRPGGGAPRPGARPAGPRPGNNPFTSGGSTGMARPQAPRPQGQRPGPGGPGGAGPRPQAPGGQGGGPRPQAPGGQRPTPGSMPRPQGGPRPGGGGPGGPRPNPGMMPQRPAAGPRPGGGPGGRGPGGAGRPGGGAGRPGGGGFAGRPGGGGGAGRPGGGGGFAGRPGGGGGFGGGGGRPGFGGRPGGPGGRGGTQGAFGRPGGPARRGRKSKRQRRQEYEAMQAPSVGGVMLPRGNGEAIRLSRGASLTDFAEKINANPASLVAVMMNLGEMVTATQSVSDETLQLLAGEMNYTVQIVSPEEEDRELLESFDLEFGEDEGDEEDLVVRPPVVTVMGHVDHGKTRLLDAIRKTNVIAGEAGGITQHIGAYQVATEVNEEERKITFIDTPGHEAFTAMRARGARSTDIAILVVAANDGVMPQTVEALNHAKAAEVPIVVAVNKIDVEGADPTKVRGQLTEYGLVAEEYGGDTMFVDISAKQGLHIDSLLEAVILTADASLDLRANPTQDAQGISIESRLDRGRGAVATVLVQRGTLRVGDTMVVGDAYGRVRAMLDDNGNNVAEAGPSTPVQVLGLTNVPGAGDNFIVVDEDRTARQIAEKRAARERNAAFAKRTRRVSLEDLDKVLKAGEVQQLNLIIKGDASGSVEALESSLLQLDVGEEVDIRVLHRGVGAVTESDIDLAMGSDAIVIGFNVRAAGRAAQMAEREGVDVRYYSVIYQAIEEIEAALKGMLKPEYEEVELGTAEIREVFRSSKLGNIAGVLIRSGEVKRNTKARLLRDGKVIAENLNIVGLRRFKDDVTEIREGFEGGINLGNFNDIKVDDVIATYEMREKPRV; via the coding sequence GCTCCAGGAACTCGGTGAATTCGTCCGTTCGGCGTCTTCGACCATCGAAGCGCCCGTTGTACGCAAGCTGACAGACGCCTTCCAGCAGGGCGGGGGCAACGGCAAGTCCGCCGCGAAGCCCGGTGCGCCCCGGAAGGCCGCACCCAGGCCCGCCGCGCCGTCCCCGGCGCAGGCAGGCGGCCCCTCGCGCGCCGCGAAGGCTGGAGGGGAGCGTCCCGCTGCCCCGAAGCCGCCGGCCGCACCCAAGCCCGCCGCGGCGCAGCCGCCGGCGGCACCGTCGGCTCCCGCGCCGGCGGCCTCCGGTCCGCGTCCGACGCCGGGCCCGCGCCCCGCGCCGCGTCCGGCTCCGGCGGCCCCGGAGTTCCAGGCCCCGCCCGCGGCGGCGGCACCGGCTCCGGCCGGTCCGAAGCCCGGTGGCGCCCGTCCCGGCGCGCCCAAGCCCGGCGGTCGTCCCGCCGGTCAGGGCCAGGGTCAGGGTCAGGGCGGCCAGGGCCGTCCGGCCGGTCAGGGTCAGCGTCCCGGTGGCGGCGCTCCGCGTCCGGGCGCCCGCCCGGCCGGTCCGCGTCCCGGTAACAATCCCTTCACCTCCGGTGGCTCCACCGGCATGGCCCGTCCGCAGGCTCCGCGCCCGCAGGGCCAGCGTCCCGGTCCGGGTGGTCCCGGCGGTGCCGGTCCCCGTCCGCAGGCCCCCGGTGGCCAGGGCGGCGGTCCGCGTCCGCAGGCTCCGGGCGGGCAGCGCCCGACCCCGGGCTCGATGCCGCGTCCGCAGGGCGGTCCCCGTCCCGGCGGCGGCGGCCCCGGCGGTCCGCGTCCCAACCCCGGCATGATGCCGCAGCGTCCCGCTGCGGGTCCGCGTCCCGGCGGTGGCCCCGGCGGCCGCGGTCCGGGCGGCGCGGGTCGTCCCGGCGGCGGTGCCGGTCGTCCCGGCGGCGGCGGCTTCGCCGGCCGTCCGGGTGGCGGCGGCGGTGCCGGTCGTCCCGGTGGCGGCGGCGGCTTCGCCGGCCGTCCCGGCGGTGGCGGCGGCTTCGGTGGCGGCGGTGGCCGTCCCGGCTTCGGCGGCCGTCCCGGCGGTCCCGGTGGCCGCGGTGGCACGCAGGGCGCCTTCGGCCGTCCCGGCGGTCCCGCGCGTCGCGGTCGCAAGTCGAAGCGGCAGAGGCGCCAGGAGTACGAGGCCATGCAGGCCCCGTCGGTCGGCGGCGTGATGCTGCCTCGCGGCAACGGCGAAGCCATTCGCCTGTCGCGCGGTGCCTCGCTCACCGACTTCGCGGAGAAGATCAACGCCAACCCGGCGTCGCTCGTCGCGGTCATGATGAACCTCGGCGAGATGGTCACCGCGACCCAGTCCGTCTCCGACGAGACGCTCCAGCTCCTCGCCGGCGAGATGAACTACACCGTTCAGATCGTCAGCCCGGAGGAGGAGGACCGCGAGCTGCTCGAGTCCTTCGACCTGGAGTTCGGCGAGGACGAGGGCGACGAGGAGGACCTGGTGGTCCGTCCGCCGGTCGTCACCGTCATGGGTCACGTCGACCACGGCAAGACCCGCCTCCTCGACGCCATCCGCAAGACGAACGTCATCGCGGGCGAGGCCGGCGGCATCACCCAGCACATCGGTGCCTACCAGGTCGCGACCGAGGTCAACGAAGAAGAGCGCAAGATCACCTTCATCGACACCCCGGGTCACGAGGCGTTCACCGCCATGCGTGCCCGTGGTGCGCGCTCGACCGACATCGCGATCCTGGTCGTCGCGGCCAACGACGGCGTCATGCCGCAGACGGTCGAGGCGCTCAACCACGCCAAGGCGGCCGAGGTCCCGATCGTCGTCGCGGTCAACAAGATCGACGTCGAGGGCGCGGACCCGACCAAGGTGCGCGGTCAGCTGACCGAGTACGGCCTGGTGGCCGAGGAGTACGGCGGCGACACCATGTTCGTCGACATCTCCGCCAAGCAGGGTCTGCACATCGACAGCCTCCTCGAGGCCGTCATCCTCACCGCGGACGCCTCGCTCGACCTGCGTGCCAACCCCACGCAGGACGCGCAGGGCATCTCGATCGAGTCCCGGCTCGACCGCGGCCGCGGTGCCGTGGCGACCGTCCTCGTCCAGCGAGGCACCCTGCGGGTCGGCGACACGATGGTGGTGGGCGACGCCTACGGCCGCGTGCGCGCCATGCTCGACGACAACGGCAACAACGTCGCCGAGGCCGGCCCGTCGACGCCGGTCCAGGTCCTGGGCCTGACCAACGTCCCGGGTGCGGGCGACAACTTCATCGTCGTGGACGAGGACCGTACGGCCCGTCAGATCGCCGAGAAGCGCGCCGCCCGTGAGCGCAACGCCGCGTTCGCCAAGCGCACGCGCCGCGTGTCGCTGGAGGACCTGGACAAGGTGCTCAAGGCCGGCGAGGTCCAGCAGCTGAACCTGATCATCAAGGGTGACGCTTCCGGTTCGGTCGAGGCCCTCGAGTCCTCGCTGCTCCAGCTGGACGTCGGCGAAGAGGTCGACATCCGCGTCCTGCACCGCGGCGTCGGTGCGGTCACGGAGTCCGACATCGACCTGGCGATGGGCTCGGACGCCATCGTGATCGGCTTCAACGTCCGCGCGGCCGGCCGCGCGGCGCAGATGGCCGAGCGCGAGGGCGTGGACGTCCGCTACTACTCGGTCATCTACCAGGCGATCGAGGAGATCGAGGCGGCCCTCAAGGGCATGCTCAAGCCGGAGTACGAAGAGGTCGAGCTCGGCACGGCGGAGATCCGCGAGGTCTTCCGCTCGTCCAAGCTGGGCAACATCGCGGGTGTGCTCATCCGCTCCGGCGAGGTCAAGCGCAACACCAAGGCGCGCCTCCTGCGCGACGGCAAGGTCATCGCGGAGAACCTCAACATCGTGGGTCTGCGTCGCTTCAAGGACGACGTCACCGAGATCCGGGAAGGCTTCGAGGGCGGTATCAACCTCGGAAACTTCAACGACATCAAGGTCGACGACGTCATCGCGACGTACGAGATGCGCGAGAAGCCGCGGGTGTAA
- the truB gene encoding tRNA pseudouridine(55) synthase TruB, with translation MTQKHTTPDGLVIVDKPSGFTSHDVVAKMRGIARTRRVGHAGTLDPMATGVLVLGVERATKLLGHLALTEKEYLGTVRLGQNTLTDDAEGEIISSADASGITREAVDAGVAKLTGDIMQVPSKVSAIKINGVRSYKRAREGEEFEIPARPVTVSSFAVYDVRAAVAEDGTPVLDLVVSVVCSSGTYIRALARDLGADLGVGGHLTALRRTRVGPYKLDSARTLDQLQQDLKVMPVAEAAAAAFPRWDVEERRARLLVNGVRLEMPEEYAGSGAVAVFGPGGRLLALVEEQRGKAKSLAVFA, from the coding sequence ATGACGCAGAAGCACACCACGCCCGACGGCCTTGTCATCGTCGACAAGCCGTCGGGCTTCACTTCGCACGACGTGGTCGCCAAGATGCGCGGCATCGCCCGCACCCGGCGCGTCGGCCACGCCGGCACACTCGACCCGATGGCGACGGGCGTCCTGGTCCTCGGCGTCGAGCGGGCCACCAAGCTCCTCGGCCACCTCGCGCTGACGGAGAAGGAGTACCTGGGCACCGTCCGGCTCGGGCAGAACACCCTCACCGACGACGCCGAGGGGGAGATCATCTCCTCCGCCGACGCCTCCGGGATCACCCGCGAGGCCGTCGACGCCGGTGTCGCCAAGCTGACCGGCGACATCATGCAGGTGCCGTCGAAGGTCAGCGCCATCAAGATCAACGGGGTGCGCTCGTACAAGCGCGCCCGTGAGGGCGAGGAGTTCGAGATCCCCGCCCGCCCGGTCACCGTCTCCTCCTTCGCCGTGTACGACGTCCGGGCCGCGGTCGCCGAGGACGGCACCCCCGTGCTCGACCTGGTGGTGTCGGTCGTCTGCTCCTCCGGCACGTACATCCGCGCCCTCGCCCGCGACCTGGGCGCCGACCTGGGTGTCGGGGGCCACCTCACCGCGCTGCGCAGGACCCGCGTCGGCCCGTACAAGCTGGACTCCGCGCGGACGCTGGACCAGCTGCAGCAGGACCTGAAGGTGATGCCGGTCGCCGAGGCCGCCGCCGCAGCGTTCCCGCGCTGGGACGTCGAGGAGCGGCGGGCCAGGCTGCTCGTCAACGGGGTGCGGCTGGAGATGCCCGAGGAGTACGCCGGCTCCGGAGCGGTGGCCGTCTTCGGGCCCGGGGGCAGGTTGCTGGCTCTCGTGGAGGAGCAGCGGGGCAAGGCCAAGAGCCTGGCCGTCTTCGCCTGA
- a CDS encoding bifunctional riboflavin kinase/FAD synthetase — MQRWRGLEDIPQDWGRSVVTIGSYDGVHRGHQLIIRHAVDRARALGVPAVVVTFDPHPSEVVRPGSHPPLLAPHHRRAELMADLGVDAVLILPFTSEFSKLSAAEFVVKVLVDKLHARAVVEGPNFRFGHRAAGNVEFLTEQGGIYDFDVEVVDLYVSGAAGGGEPFSSTLTRRLVAEGEVEGAAEILGRPHRVEGVVVRGAQRGRDLGFPTANVETLPHTAIPADGVYAGWLHAQGEAMPAAISVGTNPQFDGTERTVEAYAIDRVGLDLYGLHVAVDFLSFVRGQARFDTLEALLEQMAEDVKRCKELVAAAEKP, encoded by the coding sequence GTGCAGCGCTGGCGTGGCTTGGAGGACATCCCCCAGGACTGGGGGCGCAGCGTCGTCACCATCGGCTCCTACGACGGAGTCCACCGTGGCCACCAGCTGATCATCCGGCATGCCGTGGACCGCGCCCGTGCCCTCGGCGTCCCCGCCGTCGTCGTCACCTTCGACCCCCACCCCAGCGAGGTCGTCCGCCCCGGCAGCCACCCCCCGCTCCTCGCCCCGCACCACCGGCGCGCCGAACTCATGGCGGACCTGGGCGTCGACGCGGTCCTGATCCTGCCCTTCACCAGCGAGTTCTCGAAGCTGTCCGCCGCCGAATTCGTGGTCAAGGTCCTGGTCGACAAGCTGCACGCCAGGGCGGTCGTCGAGGGCCCGAACTTCCGCTTCGGCCACCGGGCGGCGGGCAACGTGGAGTTCCTCACCGAGCAGGGCGGGATCTACGACTTCGACGTCGAGGTCGTCGACCTGTACGTCAGCGGCGCGGCGGGCGGCGGCGAGCCGTTCTCCTCGACGCTCACCCGCCGCCTGGTCGCCGAGGGCGAGGTCGAGGGCGCCGCCGAGATCCTGGGCCGCCCGCACCGGGTGGAGGGCGTCGTCGTCCGGGGCGCCCAGCGCGGCCGCGACCTGGGCTTCCCCACGGCCAACGTGGAGACGCTCCCGCACACCGCGATCCCCGCCGACGGCGTCTACGCCGGCTGGCTGCACGCGCAGGGCGAGGCCATGCCGGCCGCGATCTCCGTCGGCACCAACCCCCAGTTCGACGGCACCGAGCGCACGGTCGAGGCGTACGCCATCGACCGTGTCGGCCTCGACCTGTACGGCCTCCATGTCGCCGTCGACTTCCTGTCCTTCGTCCGCGGTCAGGCGAGGTTCGACACGCTCGAGGCGCTGCTGGAGCAGATGGCCGAGGACGTCAAGCGCTGCAAGGAGCTCGTCGCCGCGGCAGAGAAGCCGTAG
- a CDS encoding ABC transporter ATP-binding protein, with protein sequence MSASALLSVQGVRVDFPGRRGAPVARAVDGVDLDIRRGEIVALVGESGCGKTTLARALLGLVEPTAGRVVFDGRPLRYSGRSLKAYRRRVQLVLQDPSGSLNPRHTVYDAVAEGLRVHGHGGDERAAVAEALSRAGLRPPERFFLRHPHELSGGQRQRVVIAGALVLEPELLVADEPVASLDASVRGEILALLLRLRAELGLSALVVTHDLGLAWNIADRVAVMYLGRIVEAGAVERVLTAPRHPYTQALLSVLPEAPGEPVILAGEPPDPSRVPSGCRFHARCHILAGGDADRAGVAQACRGRDPEILDGSGAPQVACHWAHAVKG encoded by the coding sequence ATGAGTGCTTCTGCTCTGCTCAGCGTCCAAGGTGTCCGCGTCGATTTCCCCGGCCGGCGCGGCGCTCCCGTCGCACGGGCCGTGGACGGGGTCGATCTGGACATCCGGCGCGGTGAGATCGTCGCGCTGGTCGGCGAGTCGGGATGCGGCAAGACGACGCTGGCCCGCGCCCTGCTGGGCCTGGTCGAGCCGACCGCGGGGCGGGTGGTCTTCGACGGGCGGCCGCTGCGGTACTCCGGGCGGTCCCTCAAGGCGTACCGCAGGCGGGTGCAGCTGGTGCTGCAGGACCCGAGCGGCTCGCTCAACCCCCGCCACACGGTGTACGACGCGGTGGCCGAGGGGCTGCGTGTCCACGGGCACGGCGGTGACGAGCGGGCCGCCGTCGCCGAGGCGCTGTCACGGGCCGGGCTGCGTCCGCCGGAACGCTTCTTCCTGCGCCATCCGCACGAGCTGTCCGGCGGTCAGCGGCAGCGCGTGGTGATCGCGGGCGCACTGGTGCTGGAGCCCGAACTCCTCGTCGCCGACGAACCGGTGGCCTCCCTCGACGCGTCGGTACGCGGGGAGATCCTGGCCCTGCTGCTGCGGCTGCGCGCCGAACTGGGCCTGTCCGCGCTGGTCGTCACGCACGACCTGGGGCTGGCCTGGAACATCGCCGACCGGGTCGCCGTGATGTACCTGGGCCGGATCGTGGAGGCCGGGGCGGTGGAGCGGGTCCTGACGGCGCCCCGGCACCCCTACACCCAGGCACTGCTGTCGGTGCTCCCCGAGGCCCCGGGCGAACCGGTGATCCTCGCGGGCGAGCCCCCGGACCCGTCCCGCGTCCCCTCCGGCTGCCGGTTCCACGCCCGCTGCCACATCCTGGCGGGCGGGGACGCGGACCGTGCGGGGGTGGCCCAGGCGTGCCGGGGCCGGGACCCGGAGATCCTCGACGGGAGCGGGGCGCCGCAGGTGGCGTGCCACTGGGCGCACGCCGTGAAGGGCTGA
- the rbfA gene encoding 30S ribosome-binding factor RbfA codes for MADNARAKRLADLIREVVAQKLQRGIKDPRLGTHVTITDTRVTGDLREATVFYTVYGDDEERKAAAAGLESAKGILRSEVGRAAGVKFTPTLTFVMDALPDTARNIEDLLDRARQSDEKVREASAGAKYAGEADPYRKPDDDETDDTAE; via the coding sequence GTGGCCGACAACGCGCGGGCGAAAAGGCTGGCGGACCTCATCCGAGAGGTGGTGGCCCAGAAGCTGCAGCGCGGGATCAAGGACCCGCGGCTCGGCACGCACGTCACCATCACGGACACCCGGGTCACGGGCGACCTCAGGGAGGCGACCGTCTTCTACACGGTGTACGGGGACGACGAGGAGCGGAAGGCCGCCGCGGCCGGGCTGGAGAGCGCCAAGGGCATCCTGCGCTCCGAGGTGGGACGTGCGGCGGGCGTGAAGTTCACGCCGACCCTGACCTTCGTCATGGACGCCCTGCCGGACACGGCGCGCAACATCGAGGACCTCCTCGACCGGGCGCGCCAGTCCGACGAGAAGGTGCGCGAGGCGTCAGCGGGCGCCAAGTACGCCGGCGAGGCCGACCCGTACCGCAAGCCGGACGACGACGAGACGGACGACACCGCCGAATGA
- a CDS encoding DUF503 domain-containing protein translates to MYVGTLSFDLLLGDVRSLKEKRSVVRPIVAELQRKYAVSAAEVDHMNLHRRAVIALAMVSGDAGHLSDVLDRCERLVAGRPEVELLSVRRRFHGEDD, encoded by the coding sequence ATGTATGTGGGGACACTGTCCTTCGACCTCCTCCTCGGCGACGTACGGTCGCTGAAGGAGAAGCGCTCCGTCGTCCGCCCGATCGTCGCCGAGCTCCAGCGCAAGTACGCGGTGAGCGCGGCCGAGGTGGACCACATGAACCTCCATCGCAGGGCGGTCATCGCACTGGCGATGGTTTCCGGCGACGCGGGGCACCTGAGTGACGTACTGGACCGGTGCGAGCGGCTGGTCGCCGGGCGCCCGGAGGTGGAGCTGCTGTCCGTCAGGCGGCGCTTCCACGGCGAAGACGACTGA
- a CDS encoding trypsin-like peptidase domain-containing protein: protein MPSQDEPRHTRETPSDLAGLPGGPAADVLVRVHDLAGRPRGTGFMADHHGTVLTSHEAVDGLPRLVLSAGDRHCVVTADAVTPLPALDLALVRTEGLGVAPLPVTARRAIRPGAYVRIAAGGWREARVLGTGAVTYTATDRPHLLGQALELAVGTAGRDALRLGGGAAGGPVLDAVTGAVLGVLGTALRSDSRDEGFAVPLPPPGPAAGPLAGLLAGNAATVPAYGADLNLAGVRELTAAPVLRAGPTDAVEPVERPAVLAEFAAFERGGAAVLGLVGPPGSGRTTELAALAARRRRAGRPTLWLRGAELREDDGSVADAVRRTLERAAVDVAASRLPFPATPDDLGDLCPERLAGLARAAGHPLLVLLDGPEEMPPVPDHRFAEWTAGTARWLRATGARLVVACRAEHWEAAGVLFPAELLHAGADRPDGSPARVFLGDLTAEEAREARARHGIPEGAVAGADARHPLTLRMLSELPAAPADTPVDRDEVFAAHLDLKCLRVAERLAAGNGVRGTAVRRLAAKVAGQVHEAARRGLGAGHGELDPETFDAVFPWGPAPGRLGGGTGWAPAVLAEGLLVPAGTAGYRFADEELADWLQGTHLDVDDALRALVHAPRPAAPPALDAAAEDSPPPSRRVLPAAACDPWTVAGPDPWAVAGTDAPAARDGLLPAVSVHRTDAAVIPVPHHRAGVVVEALLFLARRHGSRRLTSRLTDLVHALDADLDSWWAAHLLTGTLARVPDATPYTEVLRLLADRVVAWREQRRTVPSVLGPAFWTALRLPAETRCALLRRLVHADGPPCESGPRFLDAAAHLLTADPAAVLPCLIRWFEDDRPLPATPHATVATAAQALLHTHRRAAPDLLTEALADSGHRRADQLLTVLTEEEPATMCRAVDRWAKDGRPARRAAAVTYGLRAAPHARDAADRTLLRYAALAVLVRSADRELHGGALALLVRDPDSRDRHLRRALDRFAAGDPLLPPSALTGALETHPEPVLDAFRARLGDADASESLRALADAVTPALAPRVAALVREAVERRPELAGHVAAYADGRLDQGPAARAVQRTLLTVLLDGGPRPLRLALAGVLAAPGTPASRPLRRELLETLLGGESDPCVLEAVLRTAVRNTGPEPRVLVHRTGLLLVRTPEGAARFDGCLADLARHVPGFAATVAGWLADAPREWAALVGPAARRVIEEPAGAVVPA, encoded by the coding sequence ATGCCGTCCCAAGATGAACCCCGTCATACGCGGGAGACCCCCAGTGACCTCGCGGGGCTCCCCGGCGGCCCGGCCGCCGACGTCCTGGTCCGGGTGCACGACCTGGCCGGCAGGCCGCGCGGTACCGGCTTCATGGCCGACCACCACGGGACGGTGCTCACCAGTCACGAGGCGGTCGACGGACTGCCCCGGCTCGTGCTGAGCGCCGGGGACCGCCACTGTGTGGTGACGGCCGACGCGGTGACCCCGCTGCCCGCGCTGGACCTGGCCCTCGTCCGCACCGAGGGCCTCGGCGTCGCACCGCTGCCGGTCACCGCGCGACGCGCGATCCGGCCCGGCGCCTATGTGCGGATCGCCGCCGGAGGCTGGCGTGAGGCGCGCGTGCTGGGCACCGGCGCCGTGACCTACACCGCCACCGACCGCCCCCACCTCCTCGGCCAAGCGCTGGAACTGGCGGTCGGCACCGCGGGCCGGGACGCGCTGCGCCTGGGCGGCGGAGCCGCCGGGGGCCCGGTGCTCGACGCCGTCACCGGCGCCGTGCTCGGCGTCCTCGGCACCGCGCTCCGCTCGGACAGCCGCGACGAGGGCTTCGCCGTACCGCTGCCCCCACCGGGTCCGGCCGCGGGGCCGCTCGCCGGGCTGCTCGCCGGCAACGCGGCGACGGTCCCGGCCTACGGCGCCGACCTCAACCTCGCCGGGGTGCGGGAACTCACGGCCGCCCCGGTGCTCCGGGCCGGGCCGACCGACGCCGTCGAGCCCGTCGAACGGCCCGCCGTCCTCGCCGAGTTCGCCGCGTTCGAGCGGGGCGGTGCCGCCGTGCTGGGCCTGGTCGGACCGCCCGGCAGCGGTCGTACGACGGAGCTCGCGGCGCTCGCCGCCCGCCGCCGTCGGGCCGGCCGGCCCACGCTGTGGCTGCGCGGCGCCGAACTGCGCGAGGACGACGGCTCGGTCGCGGACGCGGTCCGCCGCACCCTGGAACGGGCCGCCGTCGACGTCGCGGCCTCCCGCCTCCCGTTCCCGGCCACCCCCGACGACCTCGGTGACCTGTGCCCGGAGCGACTCGCCGGGCTCGCCCGCGCGGCCGGCCACCCCCTGCTGGTGCTCCTCGACGGCCCCGAGGAGATGCCGCCCGTACCGGACCACCGCTTCGCCGAGTGGACCGCCGGGACCGCGCGGTGGCTCCGGGCGACGGGGGCCCGGCTGGTCGTGGCGTGCCGCGCGGAGCACTGGGAGGCGGCCGGGGTGCTCTTCCCGGCGGAACTGCTGCACGCGGGCGCCGACCGCCCCGACGGGTCACCCGCCCGTGTGTTCCTCGGAGATCTCACGGCGGAGGAAGCCCGCGAGGCCCGCGCCCGCCACGGCATCCCCGAGGGCGCCGTGGCCGGGGCCGACGCCCGCCACCCCCTGACCCTGCGGATGCTCTCGGAGCTCCCGGCCGCTCCCGCCGACACCCCCGTGGACCGCGACGAGGTGTTCGCGGCCCATCTGGACCTGAAGTGCCTGCGCGTCGCCGAACGCCTCGCCGCGGGGAACGGGGTCCGCGGCACCGCCGTGCGCCGGCTGGCCGCCAAGGTCGCCGGACAGGTGCACGAGGCCGCCCGGCGCGGCCTCGGCGCCGGGCACGGCGAGCTGGACCCGGAGACGTTCGACGCGGTGTTCCCGTGGGGGCCCGCCCCCGGACGGCTCGGCGGCGGCACCGGCTGGGCCCCGGCCGTCCTCGCCGAGGGCCTCCTCGTCCCCGCCGGGACGGCCGGCTACCGCTTCGCGGACGAGGAGCTCGCCGACTGGCTCCAGGGCACCCACCTCGATGTGGACGACGCGCTGCGCGCCCTGGTCCACGCCCCCCGTCCCGCCGCTCCGCCCGCCCTAGATGCGGCCGCCGAGGACAGCCCGCCGCCCAGCCGCCGCGTGCTGCCCGCTGCCGCCTGCGACCCGTGGACCGTCGCCGGACCCGACCCCTGGGCCGTCGCCGGCACCGACGCTCCGGCCGCCCGCGACGGCCTGCTCCCGGCGGTGTCCGTCCACCGGACCGACGCCGCCGTCATCCCGGTCCCGCACCACCGCGCCGGTGTCGTCGTCGAAGCCCTGCTGTTCCTCGCGCGGCGGCACGGGAGCCGCCGGCTCACCTCCCGGCTCACGGACCTGGTGCACGCCCTCGACGCGGACCTCGACTCCTGGTGGGCCGCCCACCTGCTCACCGGGACCCTGGCACGCGTGCCCGACGCGACTCCGTACACGGAGGTGCTGCGGCTGCTGGCCGACCGTGTCGTGGCCTGGCGGGAGCAGCGGCGGACCGTGCCCTCCGTTCTGGGTCCGGCCTTCTGGACCGCCCTGCGGCTGCCGGCGGAAACGCGCTGCGCCCTGCTGCGCCGGCTCGTCCACGCCGACGGTCCCCCGTGCGAGAGCGGGCCCCGCTTCCTCGACGCCGCCGCGCACCTGCTGACCGCCGACCCCGCCGCCGTACTGCCTTGTCTGATCCGCTGGTTCGAGGACGACCGGCCGCTGCCCGCCACCCCGCACGCGACCGTCGCGACCGCCGCGCAGGCGCTGCTGCACACCCACCGGCGCGCGGCCCCGGACCTGCTGACCGAGGCGCTCGCCGACAGCGGGCACCGCCGCGCCGACCAGCTGCTCACCGTGCTGACCGAGGAGGAGCCCGCGACGATGTGCCGGGCCGTCGACCGGTGGGCGAAGGACGGACGGCCCGCGCGCCGGGCCGCCGCCGTCACCTACGGACTGCGGGCCGCGCCGCACGCGCGCGACGCCGCCGACCGCACCCTGCTGAGATACGCGGCGCTCGCCGTGCTGGTCCGCTCCGCCGACCGTGAGCTGCACGGCGGCGCGCTCGCCCTCCTGGTCCGCGACCCCGACAGCAGGGACCGCCACCTCCGGCGGGCCCTGGACCGCTTCGCTGCCGGAGACCCGCTGCTCCCGCCGAGCGCGCTGACCGGCGCGCTGGAGACCCACCCGGAGCCCGTCCTCGACGCCTTCCGGGCCAGGCTGGGGGACGCGGACGCGAGCGAGTCGCTCCGGGCCCTCGCCGACGCCGTCACCCCCGCCCTGGCCCCCCGGGTGGCCGCACTCGTGCGGGAGGCGGTGGAGCGGCGGCCGGAGCTGGCGGGGCACGTCGCCGCCTACGCCGACGGACGACTCGACCAGGGCCCCGCCGCCCGCGCCGTACAGCGCACACTCCTCACCGTCCTGCTCGACGGCGGCCCGCGTCCCCTCCGCCTGGCCCTCGCCGGTGTCCTCGCCGCCCCCGGGACCCCGGCCTCCCGACCCCTGCGCCGCGAACTGCTGGAGACCCTGCTCGGCGGCGAGTCCGACCCCTGCGTCCTGGAGGCGGTGCTGCGCACCGCCGTCCGGAACACCGGCCCCGAGCCGCGCGTCCTCGTCCACCGCACCGGTCTGCTCCTCGTCCGCACCCCGGAGGGAGCCGCCCGCTTCGACGGCTGCCTGGCCGACCTGGCCCGCCATGTCCCGGGCTTCGCGGCGACGGTGGCCGGCTGGCTGGCGGACGCCCCGCGCGAGTGGGCCGCGCTCGTGGGACCCGCCGCCCGGCGCGTGATCGAGGAGCCCGCGGGAGCGGTCGTCCCCGCCTGA